Within Topomyia yanbarensis strain Yona2022 chromosome 2, ASM3024719v1, whole genome shotgun sequence, the genomic segment TGATATCTTATTCAAGCACTGTTTGTTTTCACCGAATCCGCTATTGGCTACGGATACGCCTTATTAGCGATTTTGTAAGTGACGCGTATTGCAATGCGTATTACTGTCCGTTATAAGCTACGGACACGCTGTGTTTCTAGCGTTTTTCCACCACAGTTTGTAGGTGTTCGCTTAATGTTTTATGCCTTTTTCCACTACCGTAGCTTGGTCAGTGTAGGACTTAGTAGTTTTTCTTTACTTCGTGCCTTCTGtggcgagaattgtgaggataAATCCTCTCTGGAGCCACCATATATCGTTCCGCCGAACGATCTTTCGCCGCAGAAGGGGGTGCTGGGTCTAGTTAGAAGCGTCCTGCGGTACAAGCCACTTCTAATTCTAGACTAAGTATAGTTTGTGGCACCTGCGTTACAAATACCACACGCTATAGCTTAATAAGCCGGGAATTCCTCGTCCAGTTAGTATCGTTCTGCGTAACAAACCAATACTAATTCTGGTCGTAAGACAATTTGCTTCCCCGCTTGCGTTACAAACAAGGAAGTAATTTGACTTTGGATTTAACAAGGTGGAAAACCAACGAAGAACTCCAGGGTCTGGACACGAAGTAAAGGATTTTCGACTGAGTGAAGTGGTACTTTCGACTGCTCGATTTCAACttgattttattatacaattttttggtttatataTCTACTTTCCTAAGCTAGCTAtttacaaataatcgatttttgaatcgattttatttagatttgttttggtacagaatgttaacaatgaatattgttgtcaactctgcacaaatgttttattatccaaGCCACCGCGCGAAGTCAAATATCGATATAATTATCGTCTTCGAATGCGCTGTGACCGGCAGTGGCACCGAAAATGCCGATGAAGCATATATGAGCCTTGCGTGAGCGCGCATTGACTCATCGTTGGGCGCACTTGAATGTAATTTGATTTTCCTTCTGCCTCTTTAGGTCAGAACGAACTGTTCTATGTTGCGgtggtttgttttgattctgccgaacggtttttttttgtgctcgctgcgaacagctgtttgtgattttgcgtcggcgacacaatggatttaaagtagtgttcttcattttttatgatattgctgacataggtgaacagtaacggaaaatctatcatgaaaacgggatcatagttataagaaaggttcaatgacactgtatggaaaaatgcattcaatattttacgacttttggcatcaaaaatgagctcagcacctcaaaattagcttaaattgtgcttttcagccaaattaggtaacatttgaggttttgtccgacttttgtttgaagacccgccactgtgcggcgtaagtaatatttatccacataaagtttgctcgaaccgaatgtccgcctggttcgactcgaatagaccacaccgacccgaaagggttgcttatcatttctgagagccggtgtgcttggttgagtttaataatcataagTAAAactcctgaataattaactatctcttgggtgccagtcctgcactcctttcctgaactagcctcatactcacgatcaaaagagtcgacaactagtaggatccacatgtcccccacccaagcgaattgatcaacttgcaagtaggagcacatatctaccaaccagccaagaagacttccgaatcaacgagaatggaccatgccagtcgaaggccacaggcccagcgccatctcgtacagtgtcattgtcatttctcagcccaccccctggcagacgttcatctgcccatctagactctgtcaagatgagaacctacaaagcctaactgttcgtatgtgctagtccgtatagattttggtttgctgaaacgaaacaagaaaagcaaaataattgtgattagtatcgtagttataataaataagtaaacgatttctcatctgttgtttgttcccttgttcgtagtcctccttcctgttcctgatctgtttgggccactggctttccgtttccttggccgtcacgCTCGAGCCGCACGTATTGTAgcaagagaaacaaatgaaaagacaaaaaaatgaaaataaatggacgtctgctatctgtgcctaaattgatgttgcttttcagttttgcacgacccagggggaacttggccttgatcccaatgctctgtcgcagatgttacgtgatattcgttatggaatattctttgtttgggggccattcataaacaatgttgttcgtTCATACGTCTAAatccgctgatacgtctaaaatttatctttagtttttatctcgttacgtgacgctcttccACTATTGTCAATATTCGatatcatttatgaatggtcccctggtgatatatttagagcagacaatccaatgaaaaataggattgacaggattttagtgcgctcttggcgccttgtgtcacatcttcatgtttgttatacatactaagaataccaaagcatgtgatgttatgaccggaagattagagaagcaactctGCCCCTTTCCCCCCACGAAGCTGACCAATAAAACGACACGCAAAGACCCCCACTGCAAGCTGTGCCCACAGACACTAccattaagctgttgaacaaatgtttgcaaacacagcccacagaaaaggCCAATCCACCAGCCTGCCTCGCCAATGGGCACACGCTGTTGGCTGACTGTTGGTTTGGGCTGAtgcggagtatgaaaaaacacaaaacataaaaaaggcccataagccctctcgatctcctcgatgcaccactatcgaggcaaTAACCAACTTAAAGCAGTGGTCGGGTGCTGCTTAataatgtttgcaataccgtccaATCCGCCAACCTAGGGGAGGGTGGTTCTTTCGATGTCATCGTTTCTTTTCAAAATCAAGATTTGCACTCAATTGTAAGTTGCACGATTTGATGATTTAAATTGACCAAATACTGCATACCCAATTGAAATAAGAACGCTATTTGAAAGTAACCAAATTCTATTTAAGCGCGTAACAATTATTTTCAACTCATATTACAAGAAAAAACGGACAATTTCAACCATTTCACTCGTCACCACCTTCTTCTTCCTCGTCAAACTCTCCTTCTTCGTCAGCCGTTGCCTCCTGATACTGCTGATACTCTGAAACCAAATCATTCATGTTGCTTTCCGCTTCCGTGAACTCCATCTCATCCATTCCCTCGCCGGTGTACCAGTGCAGGAAAGCCTTCCTTCGAAACATTGCTGTAAACTGTTCGGCGATTCGCTTGAAAATCTCCTGAATCGCCGTCGAGTTACCGATGAATGTCGATGACATCTTCAGTCCACGTGGCGGAATGTCACATACCGCCGTTTTAACGTTGTTTGGAATCCACTCTACAAAGTAGCTACTGTTTTTGCTTTGAACGTTTAGCATTTGTTCGTCGACTTCCTTCATCGACATGCGACCGCGGAAAATCGCTGCAACTGTGAGATAACGTCCGTGTCGTGGATCACATGCCGCCATCATGTTCTTTGCGTCGAACATCTGCTGAGTTAGCTCGGGGACGGTGAGAGCTCGATACTGTTGGGACCCTCGAGATGTCAGTGGCGCGAATCCAGTCATGAAGAAATGTAATCGGGGAAAGGGAACCATGTTTACGGCCAGTTTCCGAAGATCAGCGTTTAGCTGCCCGGGGAAGCGAAGGCACGTGGTAACGCCGGACATGGTAGCTGAAACCAAATGGTTCAAATCTCCGTATGTTGGTGTGGTCAGCTTCAGCGTTCGAAAGCAGATATCGTACAAGGCTTCGTTGTCAATGCAGTATGATTCGTCTGTATTTTCTACCAGCTGGTGCACGCTGAGGGTAGCGTTGTACGGCTCAACAACCGTGTCGGAAACTTTGGGTGAAGGAACAACCGAAAATGTGTTCATGATGCGGTCTGGGTACTCCTCTCGAATCTTCGAGATCAGAAGCGTTCCCATTCCTACAAATACAAtactaaaataaaaagttgaaaaatcaaACAGAAAAAATACTGTTTACCAGAACCAGTGCCACCACCCAGCGAGTGTGTAAGTTGGAATCCCTGAAGGCAATCGCAACCTTCAGATTCCTTACGGACCACATCTAGTACCGAGTCCACTAGCTCAGCGCCTTCTGTATAGTGTCCCTTGGCCCAGTTGTTTCCTGCTCCAGACTGTCCAAAAACGAAATTATCCGGTCGAAACAGTTGCCCGAATGGGCCAGCCCTTACGGAATCCATAGTGCCCGGTTCTAGGTCAACCAGTACAGCACGAGGAACATACTTTCCGCCGGTTGCCTCGTTGTAGTATACGTTAATCCGTTCCAGTTGTAAATCACTATCCCCGCAATAGGCACCGGTGGCATCTATACCATGTTCGTCGGATATTACTTCCCAAAATTTTGCTCCAATCTGATTGCCGCACTGGCCGGCTTgaatgtgaactatttcacgcaTCTTCTAACCTTCCGATCTTCAGACTTCCGGCGAAaatttcgctgctcgttcagttCCTACTGGGAGGAGAAAAGTACAACCGTGTCCGCGTTGGTCGGTGGTGAAAATCAatgtgaaaattttcaattttctatCGGCAGTCAAGGATACAATTTTATTTCATGACACACTGCGATTGAGTGCGGTTTTTTTGCGCCACATGGAACGTTGCATTGTTGGAAAAATAAACAAGTGTAGTGTAGGTGTATGAATTACTGAATTACTCCGCCATGTATATGAGTATACTAGCCTAGGTTGATTGCTTCACGTTGGAACTGGCTAAATTTTTTGCTAAACAATTATATTTATATTAACAGTTTGAAGGATATATACCAGGTTGATTGAACGAATCACTAATAACATATTGGTTCACCAATAATCCAAATTGTACAGTTGCTTGGCTTGGAAGAAACATACCAGCTGTCGACATATTTGATATTGTATTTTTTAGAGAGCATAATTTATTAAACCATTTATAATAACAGTGCGTGTTGGAGCCCAAGCGGTTCTGAGCAATTCCGTGTTTTCAAGGAAAGAATATGCCATTTCGAGGTGCACTGAAAATGAATAAGGTTGCCTTGGAGCGTGCGGACGAAACTATTTTTCTCGCATGTCATATGGCGATTACAACGAACTTGAATgtaataaaaatacattaaaataATATCTAGACTTTTCATCGACTGGGAGTGTTCTCTGTAGATACATTGTGGGTGCATCGCATTAGCATTTCAGCGAAGTATACATATAGTTGATAGTTGTGCGGTACGCTGCACAAGTTATTTGAGCCGTTCTCAAGCCCGGTCTTGACATTGCCAGTGCTGTCCTACTaaacttgatttttttagaGTTAGCGCTTTCCAGGGTGTCGACACATTCCTGCAAATGAAATTCCttgattttccaggtttttccagcctttttataaattttttttaagagtGTTGAGCAAACCAATCAAATTCACATCATATTATTTGAGCTTACAACATGTACACGGTAAACTGGATATACCTAGAAAATTGGTAGTGGCGTAGTACCCACAAAAGGGGTACAAATTACCTGCTAATAGGTTCCAATCCCTATAATATTTACCTATTTCTAGGTAATATCCGCTCAGATTTGATTACCAATTACCTAattttatggcgatttcgcttgaacctgaaactgagtcaggttctaaccccaaccgctgtcagttcatacattttgacagcagttggggttaggaactgactcagtttcgcctcaaacaaaaaccacattaggTGGTTTCAAGTTACCTACTGGTGAGTATGTGCAGTTTTGTGGAATTTAGGTACTATTTACTTAGGCATCCAGAAAAGTGCACGAACTTAGAAGTGGGTATATTCACTCTACCTAAACTAGGTGATTacgaatcaattataaataccTTGTACATGAAAAAGAATAAATATTATAGAGATTTCCAACTATTAGTGGGTAAATCGTACCTTCTGTTTGGGTACAGCGCTAGTACCAATTCTCTAGGTACATCCAGTTTACTGTGTAGGGAATTTTTAGCTGGTTTTTAAACATAACTTTTTGCAGTGGAAGTATCTTCCATTTCAATTAAACcacacggtaaaaaaaactttacccattttatgtattcaaattgcccattttcgaaaattattcgagctgtcaaaaaaatgggtattttttggtttctaacaatgagtactttttatccatttcacaactactcgatgaggtaatgtcaatgggtatattgatcctgataatgggtgaaaaatccttaagcattacttcaagcgagttaacctgcaaactaaggatcgtagtggaacctgcaaattatcgccctgcattggagtccgtggcggaaacggaacatttcggcaatgctccgaaaacgtctgtttagactactgaggatgttaaaaatatgcgccagttcggcatttttacagcagccaaaagatccagccatcaaaaatataaccagttggcggttttattatgttaagtagttttagaataggatttctatctagattcctattCTTTTATGAGggaacaataatgtgaaatcaatgttattttatgttttttttttaatacagaaaaaaatctattgacaatattttttcattctggcgtgaatttcatgaatgggtattttttaagcattttgttgtaacagttctgcgaaaaataatgggtgaaacatacccaggttgacgtacaaggtctgtactcatttatgggtacaaacgctttacccatttaatgggttattccacttttattgaaaatgagtagttttctacgcattaatgggtacttgattttatcagtgCACTTTCGCTCTTTTAACCATCATGCACTTAAAATATTTCCAAATCTAAACAAGGTTTTTTCATTCCTCTAAATTacgaaataaaaatatgtttttaagATAACAATGCTGGCTTGTGACGAATCCTGGTTCAATGCATACTCTTGGGTCCGACATCGTGGTGTTTGTGGAAATAACCGACCAAtcgacataacactcaaaaactaTGCTTGGCCTATTATAACGGCGATTTTAAATATAGTTTTAGCTGGGAGGGTGGTCGCATTTGCGATAATGCCGCCAGTGACTTATGCACTAGTAAGCTGTAAAAATGTcggaggaacacaatggcataaaaattttcaaaagaaatatacacgagttgtgagaacaacacagtttaatttttaaactggaaatatagcatatttggcaacactgtaaccaaaaataactattttttctagatttcctgactcatttccttcaaaatgcatcccccaattgtttatagaccaaatgaaaccaaagatatgaataaaaattaaaaattgattatttttttctatggaaaattttccatgaacTATTAtgactgccgctagaagcataactgtcccatgtgctatgggaatccctatacacatgggacaattatgcttctagcggcagatgacacgtcatacaaattttgtcatcaatgcacgtctatgacacgtgtgagtgcgacttttgtttacattcatagtaaaaacacagagaacagacatccatgatcgaacaaaaatatttaaaaaacgtgtgtaaacatttgaattaatatgcgataaacactagcgccgccacaccaacctatcccaactattcgtcaaatccattccggaaccggttcgaaatcctgaatggattcagtatggaatcttgctcaaagaaaacaaccgattccgactctatcagttgatgcatttgagctgggatTCATGCtgaaagtccgaaccggttccggattagtttgactgggtagaggaataaccgctgtcaattgtgttgaactcagccacaaaaaaacataacgacagtagcgcacctggtttggatattccaactaccttcgaaaccgttagaaattttacacaagttgaatgctgaagatggacgtctgttctctgtggtaaaaactcgcaacatagtcaacctatcttcgtaatatttg encodes:
- the LOC131681299 gene encoding tubulin beta chain-like: MREIVHIQAGQCGNQIGAKFWEVISDEHGIDATGAYCGDSDLQLERINVYYNEATGGKYVPRAVLVDLEPGTMDSVRAGPFGQLFRPDNFVFGQSGAGNNWAKGHYTEGAELVDSVLDVVRKESEGCDCLQGFQLTHSLGGGTGSGMGTLLISKIREEYPDRIMNTFSVVPSPKVSDTVVEPYNATLSVHQLVENTDESYCIDNEALYDICFRTLKLTTPTYGDLNHLVSATMSGVTTCLRFPGQLNADLRKLAVNMVPFPRLHFFMTGFAPLTSRGSQQYRALTVPELTQQMFDAKNMMAACDPRHGRYLTVAAIFRGRMSMKEVDEQMLNVQSKNSSYFVEWIPNNVKTAVCDIPPRGLKMSSTFIGNSTAIQEIFKRIAEQFTAMFRRKAFLHWYTGEGMDEMEFTEAESNMNDLVSEYQQYQEATADEEGEFDEEEEGGDE